In one Corynebacterium bovis DSM 20582 = CIP 54.80 genomic region, the following are encoded:
- a CDS encoding aminotransferase class I/II-fold pyridoxal phosphate-dependent enzyme yields MERTPSHGWPASRITLADSVFARMTALAARHGAANLGQGFPDDDGPAGMLDRAARAVRDGGAAANQYGPPRGVPALRRAVAEDRRRRYGLELDPDAEVLVTVGATEGIAAALLAFVEPGREVVVLEPTYDAYDAAVRVAGGVPRPVPLRFDGTRWSLDREAFAAAVGPRTAAVVVNTPHNPTGLVLGPDDLGAVADVVRPRGVPVIADEVYERLVLDGEHTPFASLPGMAAQTVTLGSAGKSFNVTGWKTGWATGPAEMIDAVAAAKQYLTFVGATPLQPAVAWALDHAGDWGEGWVSTLRSRRDSLVATLRSTGMTVAESAGTYFVVSDVAPVLAARPELGRTAEEFCLRLPEVAGVAAIPVSAFMSDPGDPVTRTLVRWTFCKSARTMATAQARLAAAFGGSYDGGHD; encoded by the coding sequence ATGGAGCGTACACCGAGTCACGGTTGGCCTGCGTCGAGGATCACCCTCGCGGACAGTGTCTTCGCCCGGATGACCGCCCTCGCCGCGCGGCACGGGGCGGCGAACCTCGGCCAGGGGTTCCCGGACGACGACGGCCCCGCGGGGATGCTCGACCGGGCGGCGCGCGCGGTCCGGGACGGCGGGGCGGCGGCGAACCAGTACGGGCCGCCCCGGGGGGTGCCGGCGCTGCGGCGGGCCGTCGCGGAGGACCGTCGCCGCCGGTACGGCCTCGAGCTCGACCCGGACGCGGAGGTGCTCGTGACCGTCGGCGCGACGGAGGGCATCGCGGCGGCGCTGCTCGCGTTCGTCGAGCCGGGGCGGGAGGTCGTCGTCCTCGAGCCGACGTACGACGCCTACGACGCCGCCGTCCGGGTCGCCGGCGGGGTGCCGCGGCCGGTGCCCCTGCGGTTCGACGGCACCCGCTGGTCGCTGGACCGGGAGGCGTTCGCGGCGGCGGTCGGGCCGCGCACGGCGGCGGTGGTCGTGAACACCCCGCACAACCCGACGGGCCTGGTCCTCGGCCCGGACGACCTCGGGGCCGTCGCGGACGTCGTGCGCCCGCGCGGCGTCCCGGTCATCGCGGACGAGGTGTACGAGCGGCTCGTCCTCGACGGCGAGCACACGCCGTTCGCGTCGTTGCCGGGCATGGCCGCGCAGACGGTGACCCTGGGGTCGGCGGGGAAGTCCTTCAACGTCACGGGGTGGAAGACGGGCTGGGCGACGGGTCCGGCGGAGATGATCGACGCCGTCGCCGCGGCGAAGCAGTACCTGACGTTCGTCGGCGCGACGCCGCTGCAGCCGGCGGTGGCCTGGGCCCTCGACCACGCCGGGGACTGGGGTGAGGGGTGGGTGTCGACGCTGCGCTCCCGCCGGGACTCCCTGGTCGCGACGCTGCGGTCGACGGGGATGACGGTCGCGGAGTCGGCGGGGACGTACTTCGTCGTGTCGGACGTCGCCCCGGTGCTGGCCGCCCGGCCGGAGCTCGGGCGGACGGCGGAGGAGTTCTGCCTGCGCCTGCCGGAGGTGGCGGGGGTCGCCGCGATCCCGGTGAGCGCGTTCATGTCCGACCCGGGCGACCCGGTGACGCGGACGCTGGTGCGGTGGACGTTCTGCAAGTCGGCGCGGACGATGGCCACGGCGCAGGCCCGCCTCGCCGCCGCGTTCGGGGGCTCCTACGATGGAGGGCATGACTGA
- the epsC gene encoding serine O-acetyltransferase EpsC: MKEDLDNARLHDPAARGDVENALVYSGLHAIWSYRVAHRLWTSGARGPARVLSQVTRFLTGVEIHPGATIGRRFFIDHGMGVVIGETAEIGDDVMLYHGVTLGGAELVHRKRHPTIGDGVMIGAGAKVLGPITIGARSAVGANAVVTKDAPEDSILIGIPAKIRPRKPEECTPLVDPAEYVDDLQNNI, from the coding sequence ATGAAAGAGGATCTGGACAACGCCCGTCTGCACGACCCGGCGGCGCGTGGCGACGTGGAGAACGCGCTCGTCTACTCCGGGCTCCACGCGATCTGGAGCTACCGGGTCGCCCACCGCCTGTGGACGTCGGGGGCACGCGGCCCCGCCCGTGTCCTCAGCCAGGTCACCCGGTTCCTCACCGGGGTGGAGATCCACCCCGGGGCGACGATCGGGAGGCGGTTCTTCATCGACCACGGCATGGGTGTCGTCATCGGTGAGACGGCCGAGATCGGGGACGACGTCATGCTCTACCACGGGGTCACCCTGGGTGGGGCCGAACTGGTCCACCGGAAGCGGCACCCCACCATCGGCGACGGCGTCATGATCGGCGCGGGCGCGAAGGTGCTGGGGCCGATCACGATCGGCGCCCGGTCGGCGGTGGGCGCGAACGCCGTCGTGACGAAGGACGCGCCGGAGGACTCCATCCTCATCGGCATCCCGGCGAAGATCCGGCCCCGGAAGCCGGAGGAGTGCACGCCGCTCGTCGACCCCGCGGAGTACGTCGACGACCTGCAGAACAACATCTGA
- a CDS encoding acetyl-CoA hydrolase/transferase family protein has protein sequence MTDRIASTALRGKVMSADDAAAFIVDGDQIGFSGFTGAGYPKEVPGALARRITAARDAGDQFRVNVLTGASTAPELDGVLAETGGVNWRMPYQSDPSLRKAINDGTTYYSDIHLSHSGMMTTEGFFGDVDVAVIECVKINADGSVVPSSSVGNNVNYMDAAKKVILEVNEWQSPGLEGMHDIWTPGLPPNRRPIPITGSGDRIGTTSIPLDPEKVVAVVMTDAPDRNSPFKPLDQDSKDIAGHLLEFFRHEISRGRLTKELLPLQSGVGNIANAVLAGLLESEFENLTSYTEVIQDGMVDLLDSGKMTLASATSFALSPDAAERMNDRAEEYARKLILRPQEISNNPEVIRRLGVIATNGMIEADIYGNVNSTHISGSKMMNGLGGSGDFTRNAYISVFVSPSLAKGGDISAIVPMVSHHDHTEHDVQVIITEQGLADLRGLAPRQRSRVIIEKCAHPDYRAQLLDYVERAERLCTGTRSLHTPHDLGEALSWHRRFQETGSMKN, from the coding sequence ATGACCGACCGCATCGCCAGCACCGCACTCCGGGGGAAGGTGATGAGCGCGGACGACGCCGCCGCGTTCATCGTCGACGGGGACCAGATCGGGTTCTCCGGCTTCACCGGTGCGGGCTACCCCAAGGAGGTCCCGGGGGCGCTGGCCCGGAGGATCACCGCCGCGCGGGACGCCGGCGACCAGTTCCGGGTCAACGTCCTCACGGGCGCGTCCACCGCCCCGGAGCTCGACGGCGTCCTCGCCGAGACCGGCGGCGTGAACTGGCGGATGCCGTACCAGTCCGACCCGTCGCTGCGGAAGGCCATCAACGACGGGACGACGTACTACAGCGACATCCACCTCTCCCACTCCGGCATGATGACGACCGAGGGGTTCTTCGGTGACGTCGACGTCGCCGTCATCGAGTGCGTGAAGATCAACGCCGACGGCTCCGTCGTCCCCTCCTCCTCCGTCGGCAACAACGTCAACTACATGGACGCCGCGAAGAAGGTCATCCTCGAGGTCAACGAGTGGCAGTCCCCGGGGCTCGAGGGCATGCACGACATCTGGACCCCCGGTCTGCCCCCGAACCGTCGGCCGATCCCGATCACCGGCTCCGGCGACCGCATCGGGACGACGTCGATCCCCCTCGACCCGGAGAAGGTCGTCGCCGTCGTCATGACCGACGCCCCGGACCGCAACTCCCCGTTCAAGCCCCTCGACCAGGACTCCAAGGACATCGCCGGGCACCTCCTCGAGTTCTTCCGCCACGAGATCTCCCGGGGGCGGCTGACGAAGGAGCTCCTCCCGCTCCAATCCGGCGTCGGCAACATCGCCAACGCCGTGCTCGCCGGCCTGCTCGAGTCCGAGTTCGAGAACCTCACCTCCTACACCGAGGTCATCCAGGACGGCATGGTCGACCTGCTCGACTCCGGCAAGATGACGCTCGCCTCGGCGACGTCCTTCGCCCTCTCCCCGGACGCGGCCGAGCGCATGAACGACCGGGCCGAGGAGTACGCGCGGAAGCTCATCCTCCGCCCCCAGGAGATCTCCAACAACCCCGAGGTCATCCGCCGCCTCGGCGTCATCGCCACCAACGGCATGATCGAGGCGGACATCTACGGCAACGTCAACTCCACGCACATCAGCGGCTCGAAGATGATGAACGGCCTCGGCGGGTCCGGCGACTTCACCCGCAACGCGTACATCTCCGTGTTCGTCTCGCCGTCGCTGGCGAAGGGCGGGGACATCTCCGCCATCGTGCCGATGGTCAGCCACCACGACCACACCGAGCACGACGTCCAGGTCATCATCACCGAACAGGGCCTCGCCGACCTGCGCGGCCTCGCCCCGCGGCAGCGGTCCCGCGTCATCATCGAGAAGTGCGCGCACCCGGACTACCGGGCGCAGCTGCTCGACTACGTCGAGCGCGCCGAGCGGCTGTGCACCGGGACCCGGTCCCTGCACACCCCCCACGACCTCGGCGAGGCGCTGTCCTGGCACCGGCGCTTCCAGGAGACCGGGTCGATGAAGAACTAG
- the cysK gene encoding cysteine synthase A encodes MAKIHDNITELIGNTPLVKLHRLTEGLEATVLVKLESANPANSVKDRIGVAIIEAAEKAGELSPGGTIVEATSGNTGIALATAGAAKGYKVILTMPESMSMERRVMLRALGAELVLTPPPAGMQGAVDKANEIVESTENAVLARQFSNPANPEVHYRTTGPEIWEDTDGAVDIFVAGIGTGGTVSGVGKYLKEQKSSVEVVGVEPADSPLLTEGRFGPHKIQGIGTNFYPENLNRDILDRVIDAPLDASVSTARELAVKEGILGGISSGTNVWAALEEARKPENKGKTIVTVVTDFGERYVSTILFDDLRD; translated from the coding sequence ATGGCGAAGATCCACGACAACATCACGGAACTCATCGGCAACACCCCCCTCGTGAAGCTCCACCGCCTCACCGAGGGCCTCGAGGCCACGGTCCTCGTCAAGCTGGAGTCCGCCAACCCGGCGAACTCGGTCAAGGACCGCATCGGCGTCGCCATCATCGAGGCCGCGGAGAAGGCCGGCGAGCTCTCCCCCGGCGGCACCATCGTCGAGGCGACGTCGGGCAACACCGGCATCGCCCTGGCCACGGCCGGCGCGGCGAAGGGCTACAAGGTCATCCTCACGATGCCGGAGTCCATGTCGATGGAGCGCCGCGTCATGCTCCGCGCCCTCGGCGCCGAGCTCGTCCTCACCCCGCCCCCGGCCGGGATGCAGGGCGCGGTGGACAAGGCCAACGAGATCGTCGAGTCGACGGAGAACGCGGTCCTCGCCCGGCAGTTCTCCAACCCGGCGAACCCCGAGGTGCACTACCGCACCACGGGCCCGGAGATCTGGGAGGACACCGACGGTGCCGTCGACATCTTCGTCGCGGGGATCGGCACCGGCGGCACGGTCTCGGGTGTCGGGAAGTACCTCAAGGAGCAGAAGTCGTCGGTCGAGGTCGTCGGCGTCGAGCCCGCGGACTCCCCCCTGCTCACCGAGGGCCGCTTCGGACCCCACAAGATCCAGGGCATCGGCACGAACTTCTACCCGGAGAACCTCAACCGGGACATCCTCGACCGGGTGATCGACGCCCCGCTCGACGCCTCCGTCTCGACCGCCCGCGAGCTCGCGGTCAAGGAGGGCATCCTCGGCGGCATCTCGTCCGGCACGAACGTGTGGGCCGCGCTGGAGGAGGCGCGGAAGCCGGAGAACAAGGGCAAGACGATCGTCACCGTCGTCACCGACTTCGGTGAGCGCTACGTCTCGACGATCCTCTTCGACGACCTGCGCGACTGA
- a CDS encoding enoyl-CoA hydratase-related protein yields MTRDTQDTPTGGAAEYTAITTQTSDDGAVATIVLDRPKALNALNSQILAEVLDAVEGFDADDAVGAIVITGGEKAFAAGADIKEMKDRTFPEVREEQLFLDWERLTRVRTPIITAVSGFALGGGCELAMLGDIILASETARFGQPEITLGIIPGMGGTQRLTRAVGRYKAMDLILTGRIMDAEEAERSGLVSRVLPAETFREDVAEIAATVAGMPRVAVHAATQAVDTAMETPLSVGVTAEREAFWSLFATDDQKEGMDAFVSRRTPRWTNR; encoded by the coding sequence ATGACCCGTGACACGCAGGACACCCCGACCGGAGGGGCCGCGGAGTACACCGCGATCACCACGCAGACCAGCGACGACGGCGCCGTCGCGACGATCGTCCTCGACCGCCCGAAGGCCCTCAACGCCCTGAACTCGCAGATCCTCGCCGAGGTCCTCGACGCCGTCGAGGGGTTCGACGCGGACGACGCCGTCGGGGCCATCGTCATCACCGGCGGCGAGAAGGCCTTTGCGGCCGGGGCCGACATCAAGGAGATGAAGGACCGCACCTTCCCCGAGGTCCGGGAGGAGCAGCTCTTCCTCGACTGGGAACGTCTCACACGTGTGCGCACCCCGATCATCACGGCCGTGTCAGGCTTCGCCCTCGGCGGGGGATGTGAGCTGGCGATGCTCGGCGACATCATCCTCGCGAGCGAGACCGCGCGGTTCGGGCAGCCGGAGATCACCCTCGGGATCATCCCGGGCATGGGCGGCACCCAGCGGCTCACGCGCGCCGTCGGCCGCTACAAGGCGATGGACCTCATCCTCACCGGCCGCATAATGGACGCCGAGGAGGCCGAGCGCTCCGGCCTCGTGTCGCGCGTTCTGCCTGCGGAGACGTTCCGCGAGGACGTCGCCGAGATCGCCGCGACGGTCGCGGGCATGCCACGGGTCGCCGTGCACGCGGCGACCCAGGCGGTCGACACCGCGATGGAGACCCCGCTGTCCGTCGGCGTCACCGCCGAACGCGAGGCGTTCTGGTCCCTCTTCGCCACCGACGACCAGAAGGAGGGGATGGACGCGTTCGTCTCCCGGCGCACGCCCCGGTGGACGAACCGCTGA
- the dusB gene encoding tRNA dihydrouridine synthase DusB yields MRNTASTGPALRIGPVELPSPVVLAPMAGVTNVAFRTLCREQELARTGSVSGLYVCEMVTARALVERNPKTLHMTTFAPDENPRSLQLYTTDAEYTYRATRMIVEEDLADHVDMNFGCPVPKVTRRGGGAALPFKRRLFRDIVAAAVRATEGTDVPVTVKFRVGIDDDHHTHLDAGRIAAGEGAAAVALHARTAAQRYSGEADWTQIARLVEHMDGTGVPVLGNGDIFRATDARAMMDRTGCDGVVVGRGCLGRPWLFAELSAELRGLPVPEEPTFGEVADVMVRHAELLAAHDGEEKACRDLRKHVTWYLRGFPAGGDLRRTLARVSSLAELREALATVRDSGLADTRADDADGARGRQGSPAKVALPEGWLDDPEDAMVPSAGADAENSGG; encoded by the coding sequence GTGAGAAACACCGCCAGCACCGGCCCCGCCCTGCGTATCGGCCCCGTGGAGCTCCCCTCCCCCGTCGTCCTGGCCCCGATGGCCGGGGTGACGAACGTGGCGTTCCGCACCCTGTGCCGCGAGCAGGAGCTGGCCCGCACCGGGAGCGTGTCGGGGCTCTACGTCTGCGAGATGGTCACGGCGCGCGCACTCGTCGAACGCAACCCGAAGACCCTCCACATGACGACCTTCGCCCCGGACGAGAACCCCCGCAGCCTGCAGCTCTACACGACGGACGCGGAGTACACGTACCGGGCGACGCGGATGATCGTCGAGGAGGACCTCGCGGACCACGTCGACATGAACTTCGGCTGCCCCGTGCCGAAGGTCACCCGGCGCGGCGGCGGGGCGGCGTTGCCGTTCAAGCGCCGGCTGTTCCGGGACATCGTCGCCGCCGCGGTGCGCGCGACGGAGGGCACGGACGTCCCGGTCACCGTGAAGTTCCGGGTGGGGATCGACGACGACCACCACACCCACCTCGACGCCGGGCGGATCGCGGCCGGGGAGGGTGCGGCGGCCGTCGCCCTCCACGCGCGGACGGCGGCGCAGCGGTACTCCGGCGAGGCGGACTGGACGCAGATCGCGCGCCTCGTCGAGCACATGGACGGCACGGGGGTGCCGGTCCTCGGCAACGGGGACATCTTCCGGGCGACGGACGCCCGGGCGATGATGGACCGCACGGGCTGCGACGGCGTCGTCGTCGGCCGCGGGTGCCTGGGCCGGCCGTGGCTGTTCGCCGAGCTCTCCGCGGAACTGCGGGGGCTGCCCGTGCCGGAGGAGCCGACGTTCGGCGAGGTCGCGGACGTCATGGTCCGCCACGCCGAACTCCTCGCCGCCCACGACGGCGAGGAGAAGGCGTGCCGCGACCTGCGCAAGCACGTGACGTGGTACCTGCGGGGCTTCCCCGCCGGCGGTGACCTGCGGCGCACGCTCGCCCGGGTGAGCTCCCTCGCGGAGCTCCGGGAGGCGCTGGCGACGGTGCGGGACAGCGGTCTCGCGGACACCCGCGCCGACGACGCCGACGGCGCGCGGGGGCGGCAGGGCTCCCCCGCGAAGGTGGCGTTGCCGGAGGGCTGGCTGGACGACCCGGAGGACGCGATGGTGCCGTCCGCGGGGGCGGACGCCGAGAACAGCGGCGGCTGA
- a CDS encoding M12 family metallo-peptidase, producing MAFTRSIVAAAAAALTTFAAVTTVATPAAVAADAQHTIDLLVVYPQSVVKARGSRGAADAAVRKSVEGMNKALSDSRIDGHVNLAGTEVIDIPQGSHNELLKWVSEDSHVASLRDSHKADLVSLVVPGVAGIGHQPRLPLGKNTSKQAFSVVGNDWLEPIPRKGEAGVFAHELGHNLGAAHDWATVPDPGSTPEAHGFASPDGRVDIMAYMNSPICGSKCHRIAMYSNPDVTVEGKPFGTRGGDHPSDIASVFARTIPEVAAYR from the coding sequence ATGGCATTCACCCGGTCCATCGTGGCGGCGGCCGCAGCCGCCCTCACCACCTTCGCCGCGGTCACCACCGTCGCGACCCCGGCCGCCGTCGCCGCCGATGCCCAGCACACCATCGACCTGCTCGTTGTCTACCCGCAGTCCGTCGTGAAGGCCCGCGGGAGCCGCGGCGCCGCCGACGCCGCCGTGCGCAAGAGCGTCGAGGGCATGAACAAGGCCCTCTCCGACAGCCGCATCGACGGCCACGTCAACCTCGCGGGAACCGAAGTCATCGATATTCCGCAGGGGTCCCACAATGAACTCCTGAAGTGGGTCTCCGAGGACTCCCATGTCGCGTCGCTCCGCGATTCCCACAAGGCGGATCTCGTATCACTCGTCGTCCCGGGTGTCGCCGGGATCGGACACCAGCCGCGACTCCCCCTCGGCAAGAACACCTCGAAGCAGGCCTTCAGCGTCGTCGGGAACGACTGGCTCGAGCCCATCCCCCGCAAGGGCGAGGCGGGCGTGTTCGCCCACGAGCTCGGCCACAACCTCGGGGCGGCCCACGACTGGGCGACGGTGCCGGACCCGGGCTCGACCCCGGAGGCCCACGGCTTCGCCTCCCCGGACGGCCGGGTCGACATCATGGCCTACATGAACTCCCCGATCTGCGGCTCGAAGTGCCACCGGATCGCCATGTACTCGAACCCCGACGTCACGGTGGAGGGCAAGCCCTTCGGCACCCGCGGCGGCGACCACCCCAGCGACATCGCCTCGGTCTTCGCCCGGACGATCCCGGAGGTCGCGGCGTACCGCTGA
- the murA gene encoding UDP-N-acetylglucosamine 1-carboxyvinyltransferase — MKDHFLVTGGARLEGAVRVNGAKNSVLKLMSAALLAEGTTVLTNCPEIADVPYMAEVLRGLGCEVELAGTTVTITTPETVEYNADFDAVRQFRASVCVLGPLTARRHRAVVALPGGDAIGSRPLDMHQSGLEKLGATTRIEHGCVVAEATELVGGKIKLDFPSVGATENILTAAVLAKGTTILDNAAREPEIVDLCAMLTEMGAGITGAGSNTITVTGVDRLRPTTHDVVGDRIVAGTWGYAAAMTQGDITVSGINPTHLHLVLEKLKLAGADVETYPTGFRVRQNRRPTAVDYQTLPFPGFPTDLQPMAIALCTVSDGMSVITENIFESRFRFVDEMTRLGADTSIDGHHVVIRGGRPLSSAPVWASDIRAGAGLILAGLCADGVTQVNDVYHIDRGYPGFVEQLRALGADVRRVTGDEGR; from the coding sequence GTGAAAGATCATTTCCTGGTAACCGGTGGTGCACGCCTCGAGGGGGCCGTGCGGGTCAACGGCGCGAAGAACAGCGTGCTCAAACTCATGTCCGCCGCGCTCCTCGCGGAGGGCACCACCGTCCTGACGAACTGTCCCGAGATCGCCGACGTGCCCTACATGGCGGAGGTCCTCCGCGGACTCGGCTGCGAGGTCGAGCTCGCCGGGACGACGGTGACCATCACCACGCCCGAGACCGTCGAGTACAACGCCGACTTCGACGCCGTCCGGCAGTTCCGCGCCTCCGTGTGCGTCCTCGGCCCGCTCACCGCCCGGCGTCACCGGGCCGTCGTCGCCCTCCCCGGCGGTGACGCGATCGGCAGCCGGCCGCTCGACATGCACCAGTCCGGGCTCGAGAAGCTCGGGGCGACGACGCGCATCGAACACGGCTGCGTCGTCGCCGAGGCCACTGAACTCGTCGGCGGGAAGATCAAGCTCGACTTCCCGTCGGTCGGCGCGACGGAGAACATCCTCACCGCGGCCGTGCTCGCCAAGGGGACGACCATCCTCGACAACGCGGCGCGCGAGCCGGAGATCGTCGACCTCTGCGCCATGCTCACCGAGATGGGCGCCGGAATCACCGGGGCCGGCAGCAACACCATCACCGTCACCGGGGTCGACCGGCTGCGGCCGACGACCCACGACGTCGTCGGGGACCGGATCGTCGCCGGGACCTGGGGCTACGCGGCGGCCATGACGCAGGGCGACATCACGGTCAGCGGGATCAACCCCACCCACCTGCACCTCGTCCTGGAGAAGCTCAAGCTCGCGGGGGCGGACGTCGAGACCTACCCGACCGGGTTCCGGGTCCGGCAGAACCGGCGGCCCACCGCCGTCGACTACCAGACCCTGCCCTTCCCCGGGTTCCCGACCGACCTCCAGCCGATGGCCATCGCCCTGTGCACGGTCAGTGACGGGATGAGCGTCATCACGGAGAACATCTTCGAGTCCCGGTTCCGGTTCGTCGACGAGATGACGCGGCTCGGTGCCGACACCTCCATCGACGGCCACCACGTGGTCATCCGCGGGGGACGGCCGCTGTCGTCCGCGCCCGTGTGGGCGTCCGACATCCGTGCCGGGGCGGGGCTCATCCTCGCCGGGCTGTGCGCCGACGGGGTCACGCAGGTCAACGACGTCTACCACATCGACCGTGGCTACCCGGGGTTCGTGGAGCAGCTCCGGGCGCTCGGCGCCGACGTGCGCCGGGTGACGGGCGACGAGGGGCGGTGA
- the ramA gene encoding acetate metabolism transcriptional regulator RamA, protein MEQQRHREDEDAIRGALSSLRNATGIPVTMFGAGQGDGRLMITSWVGLRTPALHNLQIEAGTGVGGRVLVTRRPVGVSDYVRAKSISHEYDRQIKDEGLHSIVAVPVIVGREARGVLYAGVHSPVRMGDKVLEEVTMTARCLEQELAVNAALRHGDNPRPASSSMTAAVTAGAATTPGKSVRSMSGAEWEQVRATHSKLRMLANRVTDEEIRRDLEVLCEQMVSPVRVKQTTKLSARELDVLACVALGHTNVEAAEEMGIGAETVKSYLRSVMRKLGAHTRYEAVNAARRIGALP, encoded by the coding sequence GTGGAGCAGCAGCGACACCGCGAAGACGAGGACGCCATCCGTGGCGCGCTCTCCTCGCTGAGGAATGCGACGGGGATCCCCGTCACCATGTTCGGCGCCGGCCAGGGGGACGGCAGACTGATGATCACCTCCTGGGTCGGGCTCCGGACGCCCGCTCTCCACAACCTCCAGATCGAGGCGGGGACCGGCGTCGGCGGGCGGGTGCTCGTCACCCGCCGGCCCGTCGGCGTCTCCGACTACGTGCGGGCGAAGTCGATCAGCCACGAGTACGACCGGCAGATCAAGGACGAGGGGCTCCACTCCATCGTCGCCGTGCCCGTCATCGTCGGACGGGAGGCACGGGGGGTGCTGTACGCGGGCGTGCACTCGCCGGTCCGCATGGGGGACAAGGTGCTCGAGGAGGTCACCATGACCGCCCGCTGCCTGGAGCAGGAACTGGCCGTGAACGCCGCGCTCCGGCACGGGGACAATCCGCGGCCGGCGTCGTCCTCCATGACGGCGGCGGTGACGGCCGGGGCCGCGACGACCCCGGGCAAGAGCGTCCGGTCCATGTCCGGGGCGGAGTGGGAGCAGGTCCGCGCGACGCACTCCAAGCTCCGCATGCTGGCCAACCGGGTCACCGACGAGGAGATCCGCCGCGACCTCGAGGTGCTCTGCGAGCAGATGGTCTCCCCGGTGCGCGTGAAGCAGACGACGAAACTCTCCGCCCGGGAGCTCGACGTGCTCGCGTGCGTCGCACTCGGCCACACCAACGTCGAGGCCGCGGAGGAGATGGGCATCGGCGCGGAGACCGTGAAGAGCTACCTGCGGTCCGTCATGCGCAAGCTCGGCGCGCACACGCGGTACGAGGCCGTCAACGCCGCCCGCCGCATCGGCGCGCTGCCCTGA